A single region of the Triplophysa dalaica isolate WHDGS20190420 chromosome 15, ASM1584641v1, whole genome shotgun sequence genome encodes:
- the LOC130436751 gene encoding sterile alpha motif domain-containing protein 3-like → MSPYWVRPQDFIHITGNILSGQATGGKPPGMPYPGLACRHTYVTTGKSHGSQEIYPGVRLLSSWYVEHLRAYELCISGGRSFAVTKLSELNDLFPLSAYRVKGSVTMASYKLRLILTEQDIRKVSLDAIPGTVDELKIQIKEKCNLSFEFNVMYEDPEFDNALCNLDQIEDLPAARATVKVIPLLDTASTTSMSESNASDDTEILTTHNQSPSTGQEAWPDVFSIPNFSVDVEYRLRQANLLYLRDQTYLNVPRDMKHCILEKLAETMYKFHAYPNEEQINSVALALINKHPCLKEPGSPDGCSGWKNSLKFKMGNYRTKLRKVGCVEVGVNGGKQGGPGMASKSLKRPKRYEVNYLPDLPEGHSEDTLEVARKLLVEEMKKRNPSATVIASKMDQTFSLRRREIVDAETPVKTLQERWPALFTERQVFAEFNRIYTKNLQHDFYDALDHYTPRFVTIFQSKKGNVGETLAEFLRQVNLEKPDVTARRTLVLRGLPVLLGDDPTNFYNSCLASDVDVTWEQVSVGLLTVVDDLPLSPNLLCLEPISTAIIVEGSIVMDCLPNLPQAMCVLFGLSYALNLDYPNTMKNTFNCIQRVMLGLGQNKLPPKLQSLKNLLLS, encoded by the exons GCTGTTGAGCTCATGGTATGTTGAACATTTACGTGCCTACGAGTTGTGCATCAGTGGGGGACGGTCTTTCGCAGTCACCAAGCTATCTGAGCTGAATGATCTTTTCCCCTTATCTGCCTACCGAGTGAAAGGCAGTGT gaccATGGCAAGCTATAAACTAAGACTCATTCTAACTGAACAGGACATAAGGAAAGTGTCACTTGATGCAATACCAGGAACTGTGGATGAGCTGAAGATacaaatcaaagaaaaatgcaatttgtCATTTGAATTTAATGTTATGTATGAAGACCCTGAGTTTGATAATGCCCTTTGCAACCTTGATCAAATTGAAGACTTGCCAGCTGCAAGAGCTACTGTGAAAGTCATTCCATTGCTGGATACTGCCTCTACGACCAGTATGTCTGAATCCAATGCCTCCGATGATACAGAGATTCTGACCACACACAACCAATCTCCTTCAACAGGACAAGAGGCATGGCCAGATGTATTTTCCATTCCTAATTTCTCTGTTGATGTGGAGTACCGACTGAGACAGGCTAATCTTTTGTATCTTCGAGACCAGACATACCTGAATGTACCACGGGATATGAAACATTGCATTCTGGAAAAGCTTGCTGAAACAATGTACAAGTTCCATGCCTATCCAAATGAAGAGCAGATCAATTCTGTGGCACTAGCACTCATAAATAAACACCCCTGCCTTAAGGAACCAGGCTCTCCAGATGGCTGTTCTGGCTGGAAGAATAGCCTAAAATTTAAAATGGGCAATTATCgcactaaactaagaaaagtagGATGTGTAGAAGTTGGTGTTAATGGGGGCAAGCAAGGTGGTCCAGGAATGGCATCAAAAAGCCTAAAAAGGCCAAAAAGATACGAAGTAAATTACTTACCAGACCTCCCTGAGGGGCATAGTGAAGACACCCTTGAAGTTGCAAGAAAGCTACTTGttgaagaaatgaaaaaacGGAACCCCAGTGCAACTGTCATTGCATCAAAGATGGACCAGACCTTCTCACTGCGGCGGCGGGAGATTGTAGATGCAGAAACTCCAGTGAAAACATTGCAGGAGCGGTGGCCAGCTCTTTTTACCGAGAGACAA GTGTTTGCAGAGTTTAACAGGATATACACCAAAAACCTGCAGCATGACTTTTATGATGCCTTGGACCACTACACACCACGCTTTGTCACAATCTTCCAGTCAAAGAAAGGAAATGTTGGAGAGACATTGGCTGAGTTTCTTCGGCAGGTTAATTTAGAG AAACCAGATGTGACAGCAAGGCGTACCCTTGTGCTGAGAGGCTTACCTGTTCTGCTAGGTGATGATCCCACTAACTTCTACAACAGTTGCCTA GCATCGGATGTTGATGTGACCTGGGAACAAGTATCTGTTGGGTTGCTGACTGTTGTTGATGACCTACCTCTTTCTCCAAATCTTCTCTGTCTTGAGCCGATATCTACTGCCATCATTGTTGAGGGAAGTATTGTAATGGACTGTCTTCCAAACCTACCTCAAGCAATGTGCGTTTTGTTTGGGCTGTCATATGCCTTAAATTTGGATTATCCAAATACCATGAAGAACACTTTCAATTGTATTCAAAGAGTCATGCTTGGCTTGGGACAAAACAAGCTGCCACCAAAACTGCAATCTCTTAAAAATCTCTTGTTGAGTTAG